In Agrobacterium sp. RAC06, a single window of DNA contains:
- a CDS encoding ABC transporter permease subunit, whose protein sequence is MFGFLLRRLAVLIPTFLGVSIIAFAFIRLLPGDPVALLSGERVMSPERHAQISAQLGLDRPVVVQYFDYLGGVLTGDFGTSIVSKSPIIDQFFALFPATVELSICAILLAVAIGVPAGIIAAIKRGSFFDQTMMGIALVGYSMPIFWWGLLLMILFSGILQWTPVSGRISLMFFFPPVTGFMLIDSLLSGQKGAFASAVSHLILPTIVLATIPLAVIARQTRSAMLEVLSEDYIRTARAKGLSPFRVVSLHALRNAMIPVITTIGLQIGVLLAGAILTETIFSWPGIGKWMVDSVFRRDYPVIQGGLLLIAGIIMVVNLIVDLLYGLINPRIRH, encoded by the coding sequence ATGTTTGGCTTTCTCCTGCGACGGCTCGCCGTCTTGATCCCGACCTTTCTCGGCGTCTCGATCATTGCCTTCGCTTTCATCCGGCTTCTTCCTGGCGATCCGGTTGCGCTGCTCTCCGGTGAGCGCGTCATGTCGCCCGAGCGGCACGCACAGATCAGTGCGCAGCTCGGTCTCGACCGTCCTGTCGTCGTCCAGTACTTCGATTATCTCGGCGGCGTCCTGACCGGTGACTTCGGCACTTCGATTGTCTCGAAGAGCCCGATCATCGACCAGTTCTTCGCGCTGTTCCCCGCCACCGTCGAATTGTCCATCTGTGCGATCCTGTTGGCCGTCGCGATCGGCGTTCCCGCCGGCATCATCGCTGCGATCAAGCGCGGTTCATTCTTCGACCAGACCATGATGGGAATTGCCCTTGTCGGCTATTCCATGCCGATCTTCTGGTGGGGCCTTCTATTGATGATCCTGTTCTCCGGCATCCTGCAGTGGACACCGGTATCGGGACGCATCTCGCTGATGTTCTTCTTCCCGCCGGTCACGGGTTTCATGCTGATCGACAGCCTGCTGTCGGGACAGAAGGGCGCCTTTGCCTCGGCCGTCAGCCATCTCATCCTGCCGACGATCGTGCTTGCGACCATTCCTCTCGCCGTCATCGCGCGGCAGACGCGCTCGGCCATGCTGGAAGTCCTGTCGGAAGATTATATCCGGACGGCCCGCGCCAAGGGCCTCTCGCCTTTCCGCGTCGTCAGCCTGCATGCGCTGCGCAATGCCATGATCCCGGTCATCACCACGATCGGCCTGCAGATCGGTGTCCTGCTGGCCGGCGCGATCCTGACCGAAACGATCTTTTCCTGGCCGGGCATCGGCAAGTGGATGGTCGACAGTGTGTTCCGCCGTGACTACCCGGTCATCCAGGGAGGCCTCCTCCTGATTGCCGGCATCATCATGGTCGTGAATCTCATCGTCGACCTGCTCTACGGCCTGATCAACCCGCGCATCCGCCACTAG
- a CDS encoding dipeptide ABC transporter ATP-binding protein, translated as MQTPMLEIRDVKRDYRVSQGLFKEDKIVHAVKGVSFKLDKGKTLAIVGESGCGKSTLARILTFIDEPTAGELLIDGQKVDLRPGHLTSDMRQKVQIVFQNPYGSLNPRQKIGDVLGEPLLINTKMSSAERRERATEMLIKVGLGPEHYNRYPHMFSGGQRQRIAIARALMLNPKLLVLDEPVSALDLSVQAQVLNLLADLQEEFGLTYVFISHDLSVVRYIADEVMVMYYGEAVEYGTRDAVFSDPQHEYTRTLFAATPRADVESIRARMAKRQLAAAAG; from the coding sequence ATGCAAACCCCGATGCTCGAAATTCGCGACGTCAAGCGCGACTACCGTGTGTCGCAAGGTCTCTTCAAGGAAGACAAGATCGTCCACGCTGTCAAAGGCGTGTCTTTCAAGCTCGACAAGGGTAAGACGCTCGCCATCGTCGGCGAAAGCGGTTGCGGCAAGTCCACGCTTGCCCGCATCCTGACCTTCATCGATGAGCCAACGGCGGGCGAGTTGTTGATCGACGGCCAGAAGGTCGACTTGCGTCCTGGCCATCTAACATCGGACATGCGCCAGAAGGTGCAGATCGTCTTCCAGAACCCCTATGGCTCGCTCAATCCGCGCCAGAAGATCGGCGATGTGCTCGGCGAGCCCTTGCTCATCAACACCAAGATGAGCTCGGCCGAGCGGCGGGAACGCGCAACCGAAATGCTGATCAAGGTCGGCCTCGGTCCGGAGCACTATAACCGCTACCCGCACATGTTCTCGGGCGGCCAGCGCCAGCGTATCGCGATTGCTCGTGCGTTGATGCTCAATCCGAAGCTGCTCGTGCTCGACGAACCGGTTTCGGCGCTCGACCTCTCGGTCCAGGCCCAGGTGCTGAACCTGCTTGCCGACCTGCAGGAAGAGTTTGGCCTGACCTATGTCTTCATCAGCCACGACCTCTCGGTTGTGCGCTACATCGCCGACGAGGTGATGGTGATGTATTACGGTGAGGCCGTGGAATACGGCACACGCGATGCGGTCTTCTCTGACCCGCAGCACGAATATACACGCACGCTATTTGCTGCGACACCGCGCGCCGACGTGGAATCGATCCGCGCCCGCATGGCAAAGCGCCAGCTGGCAGCGGCGGCCGGTTGA
- a CDS encoding amino acid aminotransferase, giving the protein MFDKLASQPNDPLLALIGLYNADQRADKIDLGVGVYRDDLGRTPVMRSVKAAEKELLEKQDSKSYVAPEGDRVFLDLLWDLVGGKGQGKFAAGVQTPGGSGALRLASDLIARASSGRIHLGLPSWPNHAGIFGATGLSVETYPYFDVPTQDVRFASMMKALSSAPRGDAVLIHASCHNPTGATLTSAQWEELAAVIAERRLVPLIDSAYQGFGAGIEEDAAGLRTIIAAVPEALVAVSCSKSFGIYRERTGAIFAVAETQEAADIARSNLVTMARTSYSMPPDHGAAVVRTILSTESLRQDWIDELNSMRDRLNGLRRELATALGDGWQLAPQIAEQQGMFSLLPLKEADVLSLRKDHGIYMPTSGRINIAGLKSQDIPRVAAVLKPLLG; this is encoded by the coding sequence ATGTTCGACAAGCTCGCCTCGCAGCCCAATGACCCGTTGCTTGCCCTGATCGGGCTCTACAATGCCGATCAGCGCGCCGACAAGATCGACCTCGGGGTCGGAGTCTACCGTGATGATCTCGGGCGCACGCCTGTGATGCGCTCGGTCAAGGCGGCCGAGAAGGAGCTGTTGGAGAAGCAGGACAGCAAGTCCTATGTGGCGCCGGAAGGCGACAGGGTCTTCCTCGACCTGCTCTGGGATCTTGTCGGCGGCAAGGGACAGGGCAAGTTCGCCGCGGGCGTTCAGACCCCCGGCGGTTCGGGGGCGCTGCGTCTTGCGTCGGATCTCATCGCGCGCGCGAGCAGCGGCCGCATTCATCTTGGTCTGCCCAGCTGGCCGAACCATGCCGGTATCTTCGGCGCCACCGGCCTCAGCGTTGAGACCTATCCCTATTTCGACGTGCCGACACAGGACGTGCGCTTTGCCAGCATGATGAAGGCGCTGAGCAGCGCCCCGCGCGGTGATGCCGTGCTCATTCATGCGAGCTGCCACAACCCGACCGGCGCCACGCTCACGTCTGCCCAGTGGGAAGAACTCGCGGCCGTGATCGCCGAACGTCGCCTCGTGCCACTGATCGATTCTGCCTATCAAGGGTTTGGCGCCGGCATCGAGGAAGATGCCGCTGGTCTGCGCACCATTATCGCTGCAGTGCCGGAAGCCTTGGTCGCGGTTTCCTGCTCCAAATCCTTCGGCATTTACCGTGAACGCACAGGCGCCATCTTTGCTGTTGCCGAGACGCAGGAGGCGGCCGACATTGCTCGCTCCAATCTCGTGACCATGGCGCGGACCAGCTATTCCATGCCACCGGATCATGGTGCGGCCGTCGTGCGCACGATCCTCTCGACAGAGAGCCTGCGCCAGGACTGGATCGACGAACTGAACAGCATGCGCGACCGTCTCAATGGCCTGCGTCGCGAACTGGCCACGGCCCTCGGCGACGGTTGGCAGCTTGCGCCGCAGATCGCCGAGCAGCAGGGCATGTTCTCGCTCCTGCCGCTCAAGGAAGCCGACGTGCTGTCGCTGCGCAAGGATCACGGCATCTACATGCCGACCTCTGGACGCATCAATATTGCGGGCCTGAAGAGCCAGGATATTCCGCGCGTCGCCGCTGTTCTGAAACCGCTTCTGGGCTGA
- a CDS encoding Lrp/AsnC family transcriptional regulator: MEAESATLDRIDRKIIACLLNDASLNNAELAERVGLTAAPLSRRLARLYSSGIIRQAIVVDAPRVGLGLQAFVEITLDRTTPQVGERFIEHVGKLPEVVEIHAVAGGFDFLLKISVRDMTDYKRLIWQEFDRLAEIKTIRSTMVFDSPKISYGYLP, from the coding sequence ATGGAAGCTGAGAGCGCCACACTGGACAGGATCGATCGGAAGATCATTGCCTGTCTTCTGAACGATGCAAGCCTGAACAATGCGGAACTCGCCGAGCGTGTCGGGCTGACCGCCGCCCCCCTTTCGCGTCGGCTCGCCAGACTCTATTCGAGCGGCATCATACGGCAGGCGATCGTGGTCGATGCGCCGCGCGTCGGCCTCGGCCTGCAGGCCTTCGTCGAAATCACCCTGGATCGCACGACGCCGCAGGTGGGCGAACGTTTTATCGAACATGTCGGCAAACTGCCCGAAGTAGTCGAGATCCATGCCGTTGCCGGCGGCTTCGATTTTCTGCTGAAGATCTCGGTTCGTGACATGACGGACTACAAGCGCCTGATCTGGCAGGAATTCGATCGACTGGCCGAGATCAAAACAATCAGGTCGACGATGGTATTCGACAGTCCGAAGATCTCTTACGGCTATCTGCCATAA
- a CDS encoding ABC transporter permease subunit has translation MAETTTSQPVSSAQMRRQMLAEFWFYFSENRGAVAGLVVFVALVLIAVFAGVIAPHSPFEQYRDAVLLPPAWLEGGNWSFPLGTDPVGRDILSRLIYGSQYSLFIGVFVTTLSLTTGIAIGVIAGYYGGWLDTAIMRLMDIILAFPSLLLALVLVAILGPGLTNGMIAIALVLQPHFVRLTRAAVMSEKTRDYVTAARLAGASPFRLMFKTILPNCMAPLIVQATLSFSNAILDAAALGFLGMGAQPPAPEWGTMLAEAREFILRAWWVVTFPGLAILITVLAINLMGDGLRDALDPKLKRS, from the coding sequence ATGGCAGAGACAACAACCAGCCAGCCGGTTTCGAGCGCCCAGATGCGCCGCCAGATGCTGGCCGAATTCTGGTTCTACTTTTCCGAAAACCGCGGTGCCGTCGCAGGCCTCGTCGTCTTCGTCGCTCTCGTGCTGATCGCCGTCTTCGCCGGCGTCATCGCACCCCATTCGCCCTTCGAGCAATATCGTGATGCGGTTCTGCTTCCGCCCGCCTGGCTTGAAGGTGGTAACTGGAGCTTCCCGCTCGGCACCGATCCCGTCGGACGCGACATCCTCTCGCGCCTGATCTACGGTTCGCAGTATTCTCTGTTCATCGGTGTGTTCGTTACGACGCTGTCGCTGACGACGGGCATCGCGATTGGTGTCATCGCCGGCTATTACGGTGGCTGGCTCGACACCGCGATCATGCGCCTGATGGACATCATCCTGGCCTTCCCGTCGCTGCTGCTGGCACTTGTGCTCGTCGCGATCCTCGGCCCCGGCCTGACCAATGGCATGATCGCGATCGCGCTGGTCCTGCAGCCGCATTTCGTCCGCCTGACCCGTGCTGCGGTGATGTCGGAAAAGACACGTGACTACGTGACGGCCGCACGGCTAGCCGGTGCAAGTCCCTTCCGCCTGATGTTCAAGACGATCCTGCCGAACTGCATGGCGCCGCTGATCGTTCAGGCTACGCTCTCCTTCTCGAACGCCATCCTCGATGCAGCCGCCCTCGGCTTCCTCGGTATGGGCGCCCAGCCTCCGGCACCCGAATGGGGCACGATGCTGGCCGAAGCGCGCGAATTCATACTGCGCGCCTGGTGGGTCGTCACCTTCCCGGGTCTCGCCATCCTGATCACCGTTCTCGCCATCAACCTCATGGGTGACGGCCTGCGCGATGCGCTCGATCCCAAGCTGAAGAGGTCCTGA
- a CDS encoding ABC transporter ATP-binding protein, translating to MALLEIQNLTVQFETASGWFKAVDGVSMSVEPGEVLAIVGESGSGKSVAMLAVMGLLPWTAKITADKMEFQGRDIQKISAADRRKLIGKDVAMIFQEPVASLNPCFTVGFQIEEVLRLHMGLGKKECRERAIELFKLVGLPDPAERLNHFPHQMSGGQCQRVMIAIAIACNPKLLIADEPTTALDVTIQKQILDLLMKIQAETGMGLIMITHDMAVVAETADRVIVQYKGRKMEEADVLSLFENPKNPYTRALLSALPENATGDRLTTVSDFLAAAETGGAA from the coding sequence ATGGCACTTCTCGAGATTCAGAACCTCACCGTCCAGTTCGAGACGGCCAGTGGTTGGTTCAAGGCCGTCGACGGCGTGTCGATGTCGGTGGAGCCGGGTGAAGTGCTTGCCATCGTCGGAGAAAGCGGCTCCGGCAAGTCTGTCGCCATGCTTGCCGTCATGGGCCTTTTGCCCTGGACTGCAAAGATCACCGCCGACAAGATGGAATTCCAGGGCCGTGACATCCAGAAGATCTCGGCAGCCGACCGGCGCAAGCTGATCGGCAAGGATGTCGCCATGATCTTCCAGGAGCCGGTCGCAAGCCTTAATCCCTGCTTCACCGTCGGCTTCCAGATCGAGGAAGTCCTGCGCCTGCACATGGGCCTCGGCAAAAAGGAATGCCGCGAACGCGCCATCGAGCTCTTCAAGCTGGTCGGACTGCCGGATCCTGCGGAACGCCTCAACCACTTCCCGCACCAGATGTCGGGCGGTCAGTGTCAGCGCGTGATGATCGCGATTGCGATCGCCTGCAATCCCAAACTCCTGATCGCAGACGAGCCGACGACCGCGCTCGACGTGACGATCCAGAAGCAGATCCTCGACCTCCTCATGAAGATCCAGGCCGAGACCGGCATGGGCCTCATCATGATCACCCACGACATGGCTGTGGTTGCCGAGACCGCGGACCGCGTCATCGTCCAGTACAAGGGCCGGAAGATGGAAGAGGCCGATGTGCTCTCGCTCTTCGAAAACCCGAAGAACCCCTATACCCGCGCGCTGCTTTCGGCCCTGCCGGAAAACGCCACCGGCGACCGCCTGACGACGGTCTCCGACTTCCTGGCCGCCGCAGAAACGGGAGGTGCCGCATGA
- a CDS encoding ABC transporter substrate-binding protein: MKTKFALAAAALAAATFLSGAASAKTFVYCSEGSPEGFDPGMYTAGTTFDASAHPIYSRLMEFKPGTTEAEAGLAESYEVNAEGTEYTFKLRSGVKFHTTEFFTPSRDFNADDVLFSLDRQLKADHPWNQYVAGTSWEYAAGMGFPELIKSIEKVDDMTVKITLNKPEAPFLANLAMPFASIVSKEYADKLEAEGKKEQLNQMPVGTGPFSFVGYQQDAVIRYKKNADYWGGAPKIDDLVFAITTDAAVRYQKLKAGECHLMPFPNAADVETMKSDPALTVMEQEGLNVAYLAYNTTQAPFDKPEVRKALNKAINKEAIVDAVFQGMATPAKNPIPPTMWSYNQSTQDDAYDLEAAKAELEAAGVTGLSMKVWAMPVSRPYMLNARRAAEIIQDDFSKIGVTVEIVSYEWAEYLDRSKAKDRDGAVMLGWTGDNGDPDNFLDTLLGCSAVGGNNRAQWCNEEFDALVKKAKVTSDQAERTKLYEEAQLVFKREAPWATIDHSLSIVPMRKEVSGFVQSPLGDFTFENVDIAE; the protein is encoded by the coding sequence ATGAAAACCAAGTTCGCTCTTGCAGCTGCAGCACTCGCTGCCGCCACTTTCCTGTCGGGCGCGGCAAGCGCCAAGACCTTCGTTTACTGCTCGGAAGGATCGCCGGAAGGCTTCGATCCCGGCATGTACACCGCCGGCACGACCTTTGATGCCTCCGCGCATCCGATCTACAGCCGCCTGATGGAATTCAAGCCCGGCACCACCGAAGCGGAAGCCGGTCTGGCCGAAAGCTATGAAGTCAACGCCGAAGGCACCGAATACACCTTCAAGCTTCGTTCGGGCGTCAAGTTCCACACGACCGAGTTCTTCACTCCGTCGCGTGATTTCAACGCCGATGACGTCCTCTTCTCGCTGGATCGCCAGCTGAAGGCCGATCATCCGTGGAACCAGTATGTTGCCGGCACCTCCTGGGAATATGCCGCAGGCATGGGCTTCCCCGAGCTGATCAAGTCGATCGAAAAGGTCGACGACATGACGGTCAAGATCACGCTCAACAAGCCGGAAGCACCGTTCCTCGCGAACCTTGCAATGCCCTTCGCATCGATCGTTTCGAAGGAATATGCCGACAAGCTCGAAGCTGAAGGCAAGAAGGAACAGCTGAACCAGATGCCGGTCGGCACGGGTCCGTTCTCCTTCGTCGGTTACCAGCAGGACGCCGTCATCCGCTACAAGAAGAACGCCGATTATTGGGGTGGCGCGCCGAAGATCGACGATCTCGTCTTCGCGATCACCACGGATGCTGCCGTTCGTTACCAGAAGCTCAAGGCTGGCGAATGCCACCTGATGCCGTTCCCGAACGCAGCCGACGTCGAGACCATGAAGTCCGACCCGGCTCTGACGGTCATGGAACAGGAAGGCCTGAACGTCGCTTACCTGGCCTACAACACGACCCAGGCTCCGTTCGACAAGCCGGAAGTGCGTAAGGCGCTGAACAAGGCGATCAACAAGGAAGCCATCGTCGACGCCGTATTCCAGGGCATGGCGACTCCGGCCAAGAACCCGATCCCGCCGACCATGTGGTCTTACAACCAGTCCACTCAGGACGACGCGTATGACCTGGAAGCTGCGAAGGCAGAACTCGAAGCCGCTGGTGTAACCGGCCTTTCGATGAAGGTCTGGGCAATGCCGGTTTCGCGCCCCTACATGCTGAACGCACGTCGCGCCGCTGAAATCATCCAGGACGATTTCTCCAAGATCGGCGTCACCGTCGAGATCGTCTCCTACGAATGGGCCGAGTATCTCGACCGCTCGAAGGCCAAGGATCGTGACGGCGCCGTCATGCTCGGCTGGACCGGCGACAACGGCGACCCGGACAACTTCCTCGACACGCTGCTCGGCTGCTCTGCCGTCGGCGGCAACAACCGCGCTCAGTGGTGCAACGAGGAGTTCGACGCCCTGGTGAAGAAGGCCAAGGTCACCTCCGACCAGGCCGAGCGCACCAAGCTCTACGAAGAAGCGCAGCTCGTCTTCAAGCGCGAAGCGCCTTGGGCCACGATCGACCATTCGCTCTCGATCGTTCCGATGCGCAAGGAAGTCTCTGGCTTCGTCCAGAGCCCACTTGGCGACTTCACCTTCGAAAACGTCGACATCGCCGAGTAA
- a CDS encoding efflux RND transporter permease subunit: MTNSPVEPGSFNLSRWAIAHPSIARFLFGLIILTGLFGLMRMGQKEDPDFTFRVMVVQAFWPGASLADMQDQVVNKIERKLQETPYLDWVKSYTRPGSAIITLQVTGNTDADDVADAFYQVRKKVGDIENELPEGLLGPYFNDEFGDTYITLYALTGDGYSYPELKQHAIQARDVLLSTEGVEKAVILGDQPQKIFIEVSSKALAERGLTFTDLQSALAGQNAIDATGSIDTGSRSVRISVDGGFSAAEDIRELRLNSGNQVTRLGDIATVTEGLEDPYQRKFRFNGKDSVQVGVVMAKGFKVTDVGDAVEETLERFEATLPIGLEVSQISNQPEVVREAIGEFMKALGEALLIVLVVSFVSIGWRSGLVIAIAIPLVLAATFAVMYELGLDLQRISLGALIIALGLLVDDAMIVVEMMERKLEEGLEKLDAASFAYSSTAFPMLTGTLITTAGFIPVGFAESTAGEYVRSLFYVVGISLVISWFVAVYFTPWLGYMILKQRAHAGSHHDAFDTRFYRRLRATVSWAVEHRIIVIVSTLAIFAVSLWSFQFIPKNFFPQSSRPEILVDMWLPEGTSIKEVEAEARRLEAVLLTDPDQRFVATYVGEGAPRFFLPLDQQLRNPNYAQLLVMARDEDARERLITKLRMALAEDFPSVRGKVDRLFLGPPTGWAVQMRVSGPERDEVRRIADQVKARFNQNPVLQAVHDDWLEPVPAMTLVVDQDRARALGVSSQRLRQMLQATMSGAPLADVRAGEETISIVAREPEDSRRLLTAVNSIYVPTDLGAFIPLSQIAKVVPKLEQGIEWRRNRLPTITVRATLPDGLQSNDVTLKMFDEMQSLRDSLPAGYAIEIQGGAEDSAESQNSIAAKAPIMLLVIVVLLMIQLQHFGKAMLVLATGPLGIIGAAAALLISGAPFGFVAILGVIALLGIIIRNSIILIDQIDQDIAAGMERREAIIGSAVRRFRPIMLTALTAVLALIPISRGIFWGPLAYAMMGGILVATVLTILVLPAAYAFFFGRSPHKA, translated from the coding sequence ATGACAAACTCTCCTGTCGAGCCGGGCTCGTTCAACCTGTCCCGTTGGGCCATCGCTCATCCCAGCATAGCCCGTTTCCTCTTCGGCCTCATCATCCTGACGGGTCTCTTCGGACTGATGCGAATGGGCCAGAAGGAAGATCCGGACTTCACCTTCCGCGTCATGGTGGTGCAGGCCTTCTGGCCGGGCGCATCGCTGGCCGACATGCAGGATCAGGTGGTCAACAAGATCGAGCGCAAGCTGCAGGAGACGCCCTATCTGGACTGGGTCAAGTCCTACACCCGACCGGGTTCGGCGATCATCACGCTGCAGGTGACGGGCAATACCGATGCCGATGATGTGGCTGATGCCTTCTACCAGGTCCGCAAGAAGGTCGGCGACATCGAGAACGAGCTGCCCGAAGGTCTGCTGGGCCCATATTTCAACGACGAGTTCGGCGATACCTACATCACGCTCTATGCGCTGACAGGCGATGGCTACAGCTATCCCGAGCTCAAGCAGCATGCGATCCAGGCGCGCGATGTCCTCTTGTCGACCGAAGGGGTCGAAAAGGCGGTGATCTTGGGCGATCAACCGCAGAAGATCTTTATCGAAGTGTCGTCCAAGGCGCTTGCCGAACGCGGTCTGACCTTCACCGACCTGCAGAGCGCACTTGCCGGCCAGAATGCGATTGATGCCACCGGGAGTATCGACACGGGATCCCGATCGGTCCGCATATCCGTCGATGGCGGTTTCTCCGCCGCGGAAGACATCCGCGAACTGCGCCTGAATTCCGGCAACCAGGTCACGCGTCTGGGCGATATCGCCACGGTCACCGAAGGTCTCGAGGATCCCTACCAGCGCAAGTTCCGGTTCAACGGCAAGGACTCCGTCCAGGTCGGCGTCGTCATGGCCAAGGGCTTCAAGGTGACCGATGTCGGTGATGCCGTGGAGGAGACGCTGGAGCGTTTCGAGGCGACGCTGCCAATCGGCCTCGAGGTATCGCAGATTTCCAACCAGCCGGAAGTGGTTCGCGAGGCAATCGGTGAATTCATGAAGGCGCTCGGCGAAGCCCTGCTGATCGTGCTCGTCGTCTCCTTCGTCTCCATCGGCTGGCGCTCTGGCCTGGTGATTGCGATCGCCATACCGCTGGTGCTCGCCGCAACCTTCGCCGTCATGTACGAACTCGGGCTCGACCTGCAGCGGATCTCGCTCGGTGCCCTGATCATCGCGCTAGGCCTGCTGGTCGATGACGCGATGATCGTCGTGGAGATGATGGAGCGAAAACTGGAGGAGGGGCTTGAGAAGCTGGATGCGGCGAGTTTCGCCTATTCCTCGACGGCCTTTCCAATGCTCACCGGAACACTCATAACCACAGCCGGTTTCATCCCGGTCGGCTTCGCGGAATCGACAGCCGGTGAATATGTCCGCTCGCTGTTTTATGTCGTGGGTATCTCCCTGGTCATTTCCTGGTTCGTCGCCGTCTACTTCACGCCCTGGCTCGGTTACATGATCCTGAAGCAGAGGGCCCATGCCGGCAGCCATCACGACGCTTTCGACACCCGCTTCTATCGTCGCCTCCGTGCGACCGTCTCCTGGGCGGTGGAGCACCGCATCATCGTGATCGTCTCGACGCTCGCCATCTTTGCGGTCAGCCTCTGGTCCTTCCAGTTCATCCCGAAGAACTTCTTCCCGCAGTCGTCACGACCGGAAATCCTTGTCGACATGTGGTTGCCCGAGGGTACCTCGATCAAGGAAGTCGAGGCTGAGGCCCGGCGCCTCGAAGCGGTATTGCTGACCGATCCGGATCAGCGCTTCGTCGCAACCTATGTGGGTGAGGGCGCGCCGCGCTTCTTCCTGCCGCTCGACCAGCAGTTGCGCAATCCGAACTATGCCCAGCTCTTGGTCATGGCGAGGGACGAGGATGCGCGCGAACGTCTGATCACCAAGTTGCGCATGGCACTGGCGGAAGACTTCCCCTCGGTGCGCGGTAAGGTCGATCGACTGTTCCTAGGGCCGCCGACCGGATGGGCCGTGCAGATGCGTGTAAGCGGACCGGAGCGGGACGAGGTTCGTCGCATTGCCGATCAGGTAAAGGCGCGCTTCAACCAGAACCCCGTTTTGCAGGCTGTCCATGACGACTGGCTTGAGCCGGTCCCCGCGATGACGCTGGTCGTCGACCAGGATCGTGCCCGTGCCCTCGGCGTCTCCTCACAGCGCCTGCGTCAGATGCTGCAGGCGACAATGAGCGGTGCGCCACTCGCCGATGTTCGCGCCGGTGAGGAAACAATCTCGATCGTGGCCCGGGAGCCGGAAGATAGCCGCCGCCTGTTGACGGCAGTCAATTCGATCTATGTCCCGACCGATCTCGGGGCATTCATCCCCTTGTCGCAGATTGCCAAGGTCGTGCCGAAGCTGGAGCAGGGCATCGAATGGCGTCGCAATCGTTTGCCGACGATCACGGTGCGAGCCACCTTGCCGGACGGTCTGCAATCGAACGACGTGACCTTGAAGATGTTCGACGAAATGCAGTCCTTGCGCGACAGCCTGCCGGCTGGTTACGCGATCGAGATCCAGGGCGGAGCGGAGGACAGCGCCGAGAGCCAGAATTCGATTGCGGCCAAGGCGCCGATCATGCTGCTGGTCATTGTGGTGCTGCTAATGATCCAGCTTCAGCATTTCGGCAAGGCCATGCTGGTGCTGGCGACCGGACCGCTCGGCATCATCGGGGCCGCCGCGGCCCTCCTCATTTCAGGCGCCCCCTTCGGATTTGTCGCGATCCTTGGCGTTATCGCCCTGCTCGGCATCATCATCCGCAACTCGATCATTTTGATCGACCAGATCGACCAGGACATCGCAGCTGGCATGGAACGGCGTGAAGCGATCATCGGATCGGCTGTCCGCCGCTTCCGCCCAATCATGCTGACGGCGCTGACCGCAGTTCTCGCGCTGATCCCGATTTCACGCGGCATCTTCTGGGGGCCGCTGGCTTACGCGATGATGGGCGGCATTCTGGTCGCAACCGTCCTGACCATTCTGGTTCTGCCTGCAGCCTATGCTTTCTTCTTCGGTCGCTCTCCCCACAAAGCGTGA